CAGGGACAAGGTTGGGTGCGATGTCCCTTGCCGGAGTCCACATAGATCTCGCCCCTCTTGCCACGGCTCTCTCCGGCGTGCTCATGCTTTGCTAATTGGCTTGGGTGGCTCTTGGCTTTAACCCACTGTGACTGTTCATGGGCAGTGGTTGAACCCATTTAACACAGGGCTTTAAGTGGCTGGTGGAGACCGGCTTCTGATTATGGGAAATGATACTGTTAGTTATcacaattaacattttaaaacacgCAGGGCACTGATTTAATCAGAGAAATAACCGTATGAGAGTCCAGGCACCTCACGCATATTTATGGCTTTAATTGTTTATAATAACATTGCTGTGGGCTTGATTGTAGGGTTCTTTGCGTCTACCTACTGATGCTGGCTCGCGGCAGGTGGTTGTACCGAGTGTACATTACAGGATTTCTGGACTGGGTTATCCCCAAAACTGCTGGGATCGTGACAGGACCCCAACTTCACCAGATTTGTGGCAGGGGGGTCTCCAGGCCAGCACAGCCCCCTCAAGGCATGGGGCAGCACCAGCCTGCCAGGGAGGCTGCACAGGGTTAAATCACGGCAGTGGCTGAGTCTCTGTTTCCTCCCTCAAGCCCACATCCGAGGGTGAAAGGCCTTTGTTTGATCTCAGCTTTAATATTATAGCTCCATCCCTAGACCTGCGTGGAGGGAGCTGCCTTTGTGCCGTGGGACGCTGAACCGCCACCTCTCCCCCCATCCTGCCGGGCATCCAGCTGCGCTGGGAGCACGGCCGCCGCGCCGTAGAGGAGAGGTGAGACGGTGTAATGCCACTTTCACCAGGCCAGGTGCCTGGCATCGGTGGGGTATGTGGTGAGCTGCATGCTGGATTTTTAGTCCAATTTGCTGGGTGCTcaggaataaaaaagagaagagcCATAATATTTTGCAGATTGGAAGGTCTCAAAGCTGTTAATGAGCTGTTAATAAGTATCATCCTAGTTTTTCCCCTGGAAGTAGGCGTgtaaaagacattttttgcagGATGAGGCTACAGCCACATCCTGGTGGAGATGGGGGACTGAATCACGTCCTGTGGCTCAGGGAGCTGATCTCTCTTGGTCGGGGGGTGAAAAATCCAGGGAGGAACCACAGGAGCATCTTCCCCCGGGGCCAGCGGCGGGGACCCCATGGGATCCCCCGTACCTGTGTGCTCTGTCCCCTCTCTCCATGGCCCCTTGTGCCCATGCACGTTGCAGGGCTGGCATCCCTCCGGCAGGCTGTGCTCACTGTGATTAACACCATGTGTTTGCTCagcagaaacacacagagaaacatcACTGGCCAGAGAGCCCAGGACTGACCAGGCTGTAGTTTGTTTACAGACAATGGCGCTTTCCAATTTGTCCAATTACTTGGATGATGTTGATAACTACAGTGACTACCCAGATTACACCTATGAGGAGACCAGCAGCGTGTGGACAGACCCGTCCTACGACCCAAAAGACATTGCAAGGATCCTCTCTGTCGTCATCTACAGTGTGTCCTGTGTGTTGGGCATCCTGGGGAATGGCCTTGTCATTGCAATCATAACTGTGAAGATGAAGAAGTCAGTCAATGCCATCTGGTTCCTCAACCTGGCTGTCGCTGACTTCCTCTTCAACATCTTCCTGCCCATAAACATTGCTTACACGGCTATGCGGTACAACTGGATCTTTGGGACAGTCATGTGCAAGTtgaactccttcctcctcatcctcaaCATGTACACCAGTGTCCTTCTGCTCACCACCATCAGCTTCGATCGCTATGTGTCAGTGGTTTTTCCTGTCTGGTCTCAAAACCATCGGTCGACCAACCTAGCATATTTAGTTTGCTTCATTATCTGGACCGTTGGCATCATTATGAGCTGCCCATCTCTTGTCTTCCGAGATACAGCACAAGCCCGCAACTCCGTGATTTGTTTTAGCAACTTCTCCCTCTCCAGGAATAAGTCTTACCAAGCCCTGGCACTAATGAGGCACCGAACGGTGAACATCACCAGGTTCCTCGCCGGATACATCCTTCCCATAACCATCGTCACTTTCTGCTACATCGCCATTGTCTTCAACTTGCGTCGAAACCGCCTTGCCAAGTCCAAAAAGCCTTTCAAGATCATCATCACCATTATAGTTACCTTCTTCCTTTGCTGGAGTCCCTACCACCTGCTGAACCTCCTAGAAACAGAGCCCGACATGATCCCGCGCTCCGTGTTTGAGATCAGCATCCCCATAACCACAGCGCTTGCTGCCTCCAACAGCTGCATGAACCCCGTCCTCTATGTCTTCATGGGCCAGGACTTTAAGAAGTTTAAGGTCACCATCCTTTCCAGACTGGTGAACGCCCTCAGTGAGGAGACAGGCCACTCCAGCATCGTTCACAGGAGCTTCTCCAAGATGTCTTCAATGACCGAGAAGGAGATGACAGTCCTTTAAACTCAACCTGGATGCCTGCAGGAGGGCCATAGTCCTCCGGTGTTGCCCCTGCCCATCACTATGATGGTGGCCACCCTTGTAGTGGCCCCTGGTGTGGGACGAGCATAGTCCAGCGCTGTCCTATAGTG
Above is a genomic segment from Harpia harpyja isolate bHarHar1 chromosome 9, bHarHar1 primary haplotype, whole genome shotgun sequence containing:
- the CMKLR1 gene encoding chemerin-like receptor 1 isoform X1, which produces MSSIPRPAWRELPLCRGTLNRHLSPHPAGHPAALGARPPRRRGETMALSNLSNYLDDVDNYSDYPDYTYEETSSVWTDPSYDPKDIARILSVVIYSVSCVLGILGNGLVIAIITVKMKKSVNAIWFLNLAVADFLFNIFLPINIAYTAMRYNWIFGTVMCKLNSFLLILNMYTSVLLLTTISFDRYVSVVFPVWSQNHRSTNLAYLVCFIIWTVGIIMSCPSLVFRDTAQARNSVICFSNFSLSRNKSYQALALMRHRTVNITRFLAGYILPITIVTFCYIAIVFNLRRNRLAKSKKPFKIIITIIVTFFLCWSPYHLLNLLETEPDMIPRSVFEISIPITTALAASNSCMNPVLYVFMGQDFKKFKVTILSRLVNALSEETGHSSIVHRSFSKMSSMTEKEMTVL
- the CMKLR1 gene encoding chemerin-like receptor 1 isoform X2 is translated as MALSNLSNYLDDVDNYSDYPDYTYEETSSVWTDPSYDPKDIARILSVVIYSVSCVLGILGNGLVIAIITVKMKKSVNAIWFLNLAVADFLFNIFLPINIAYTAMRYNWIFGTVMCKLNSFLLILNMYTSVLLLTTISFDRYVSVVFPVWSQNHRSTNLAYLVCFIIWTVGIIMSCPSLVFRDTAQARNSVICFSNFSLSRNKSYQALALMRHRTVNITRFLAGYILPITIVTFCYIAIVFNLRRNRLAKSKKPFKIIITIIVTFFLCWSPYHLLNLLETEPDMIPRSVFEISIPITTALAASNSCMNPVLYVFMGQDFKKFKVTILSRLVNALSEETGHSSIVHRSFSKMSSMTEKEMTVL